The Deltaproteobacteria bacterium genome has a window encoding:
- a CDS encoding AI-2E family transporter — MIDLFKNWTKRYLSDPQVIILVLLLALGFVLVFTLGNMLAPVIAALVIAFLLEGLVGRLQKMGVKRITGVMLVFCIFMACLVALLVILLPMLVNQVRQLVAELPRMVQSTREALTNLPIRHPELVSQEHIRQILDSFASQITDMGQGLFFLSLASVRGLITFVVYLVLVPLLVFFFLKDKFKIVAWIRKFLPRERHLASSVWQEVNRQMSNYVRGQFLRFLIVWGATYVTYLALGLNYSMLVGLLVGLSTVIPYIGAVTVTVPVALFALFQWGWSPQTVYAMIAYGVLHLLDGNLLAPLLLSGVVNLHPVAIIVAVLVFGGLWGIWGLFFAIPLATLFNAVINAWLIRLEYQRRIQQDQSQASPTQPMTEKAE; from the coding sequence ATGATCGATTTATTCAAGAATTGGACTAAAAGATACCTGTCAGACCCGCAGGTCATCATCTTGGTGCTTTTACTGGCCCTTGGATTCGTGTTGGTTTTCACCCTGGGGAACATGCTTGCGCCCGTGATAGCGGCCCTTGTTATCGCCTTTCTTCTGGAGGGGCTGGTGGGCCGCCTTCAAAAAATGGGCGTCAAGCGGATTACCGGGGTCATGCTTGTGTTTTGCATTTTCATGGCCTGCCTTGTGGCCTTGCTGGTGATTCTTCTGCCCATGCTGGTAAACCAGGTGCGGCAGCTTGTGGCCGAGCTTCCCAGGATGGTTCAGAGTACCCGGGAGGCGCTCACGAATCTTCCGATTCGTCACCCGGAACTTGTTTCACAGGAACACATAAGGCAGATTCTTGACAGCTTCGCCAGCCAGATCACCGACATGGGCCAGGGCCTCTTTTTTCTGTCTCTGGCCTCGGTGAGGGGCCTTATCACTTTCGTGGTCTACCTGGTCCTGGTTCCGCTTCTGGTGTTTTTCTTTTTGAAGGATAAATTCAAGATAGTGGCATGGATACGGAAGTTCCTGCCCCGCGAAAGGCATCTGGCGTCTTCGGTCTGGCAGGAGGTCAACCGACAGATGTCGAATTATGTCCGGGGGCAGTTTTTGAGGTTTCTTATCGTCTGGGGGGCGACCTATGTCACCTATCTGGCCCTTGGCCTTAATTATTCCATGCTGGTGGGCCTTTTGGTGGGCCTTTCCACCGTGATACCATATATAGGCGCGGTGACCGTAACCGTCCCGGTGGCGCTTTTCGCCCTTTTTCAATGGGGATGGAGCCCGCAGACGGTATATGCCATGATCGCATACGGAGTGTTGCACCTCCTGGACGGCAATCTTCTGGCCCCGCTTCTCTTGTCCGGCGTGGTGAACCTGCACCCGGTGGCAATTATAGTGGCAGTACTGGTTTTTGGCGGGCTGTGGGGGATATGGGGGCTCTTTTTCGCCATTCCGCTCGCCACCCTTTTCAACGCTGTGATAAACGCCTGGCTTATAAGGCTTGAATATCAGAGACGGATTCAACAGGATCAATCGCAGGCATCCCCAACACAACCAATGACGGAGAAAGCGGAATGA
- a CDS encoding acetyl-CoA C-acetyltransferase, with amino-acid sequence MKEAVIVSAVRTPLGGFNGGLSGVGATDLGGLVIAEAVKRAGITKDAINEVIMGQVLPLGYGQNPAKQAAIKAGLPWEAECITINKVCGSALKAVMLAAQAVAVGDADVVVAGGMENMSMAPYFLPKARTGYRMGHGQILDSMIHDGLWDHVNDFHMGMSNELCSERYSISREDQDRFAAESYKRSLEAIGSGRFADEIVPVEIPQRKGPPKVFDTDECPRETSFEALSKMPPAFKKDGVGTAGNASVISDGAAAVVVMSREKAAELGCKVLVSIGAQASYGIDMKYVLVAPIWAVPKALKKEGVGIADVDLFEINEAFSGSTCAVMKELSLDPARVNVNGGSVSLGHPIGGSGCRVLVTLIHEMRKRGSKTGVASLCLGGGEAVALVVKAD; translated from the coding sequence ATGAAGGAAGCGGTAATAGTGAGCGCGGTAAGAACCCCCCTGGGCGGATTCAACGGAGGCCTTTCCGGCGTGGGAGCCACCGATCTGGGCGGCCTTGTGATCGCCGAGGCGGTGAAAAGGGCCGGGATAACCAAGGACGCGATAAACGAGGTAATAATGGGCCAGGTGCTTCCCCTGGGCTACGGACAGAACCCGGCCAAGCAGGCGGCCATAAAGGCCGGCCTTCCCTGGGAGGCCGAATGCATAACCATCAACAAGGTGTGCGGTTCGGCCTTGAAGGCGGTGATGCTGGCTGCCCAGGCGGTGGCCGTGGGCGACGCGGACGTGGTGGTGGCGGGCGGCATGGAAAACATGAGCATGGCCCCGTACTTTCTTCCCAAGGCCCGCACGGGCTACCGCATGGGCCACGGCCAGATTCTGGATTCCATGATCCACGACGGCCTTTGGGACCACGTGAACGACTTTCACATGGGCATGAGCAACGAGCTTTGTTCTGAAAGATACTCCATCTCCCGCGAGGACCAGGACAGGTTCGCCGCTGAATCCTATAAAAGGTCGCTGGAGGCCATAGGTTCGGGCAGGTTTGCGGATGAAATCGTCCCGGTTGAGATTCCCCAGAGAAAGGGCCCGCCCAAGGTTTTCGACACCGATGAATGCCCCCGCGAAACCAGCTTCGAGGCCCTTTCAAAGATGCCCCCGGCCTTCAAGAAGGACGGAGTGGGCACCGCCGGAAACGCCTCGGTGATCTCCGACGGCGCCGCCGCAGTAGTTGTGATGAGCCGCGAAAAGGCCGCCGAGCTTGGCTGCAAGGTCCTGGTTTCCATAGGGGCCCAGGCTTCATACGGCATTGACATGAAATACGTGCTGGTGGCCCCCATCTGGGCCGTGCCCAAGGCCCTCAAAAAGGAAGGCGTCGGTATCGCCGACGTTGACCTTTTCGAGATCAACGAGGCCTTTTCAGGCTCCACCTGCGCCGTGATGAAGGAGCTTTCCCTTGACCCGGCCAGGGTGAACGTAAACGGCGGCTCCGTGTCCCTTGGGCATCCCATCGGCGGATCCGGCTGCCGGGTTCTGGTCACCCTTATCCACGAGATGCGCAAAAGGGGATCCAAAACCGGAGTGGCCTCGCTGTGCCTGGGCGGGGGAGAGGCAGTGGCTCTGGTTGTCAAGGCAGACTAG
- a CDS encoding tetratricopeptide repeat protein codes for MTRKTLLSASALAFLTVAAYYPVFSAGYIWDDDFYLTENLLLNSITGLWRIWSEPAASPQYYPLVFTSFWIEKRLWGLDPLGYHLVNALLHAGCAFLLYRILLRLRMRGAILVAAVFAVHPLFVESVAWVTERKNVLSGFFCLASFLSLLKWQESGSPSNRDYVKAFVFFLLSLLSKTVTSTMPAAFLVTAWFSGKRIDRRLVTRLIPFFVAGIGLGMLTGYLEYYHVGAQGPEAQIPLVNRVLTAGWIFWFYLKKIFFPVSFCFNYPQFYPNPHEFRQWLYAASAAALPFILWAFRKRLGKGPLAAVLLYGGTVFPALGFIDVYPFRYSVTADHFCYLPALFPLVLAVAALGRLPKKAFIAVSAAIIAFLGVSTFGHSSDFLNRETLYRATIRCNPGSWFAHRKLSAVFAEQGRYDEALESLRAALSARPEDADDPSREAVALTDLGFHLAHIGRNLDASGFFHRALSISPGYPRAMLNLGVNLNSMGKKNEAIEYVLAALNAKPDNAAAAFSLIKIKKDMDEAELASQEIVRFSLNDLKASIPQLLAMLGKNPLNLKARKALALALNETGQAEKAYREGRKYCRLAEILSRSMLLVAADLEGSGRDAESERYRMEGLLLRKDHAEGCGAP; via the coding sequence ATGACCCGGAAAACGCTTCTTTCGGCATCCGCCCTGGCCTTTCTCACCGTGGCCGCCTATTACCCGGTCTTTTCTGCGGGCTATATCTGGGACGATGATTTTTACCTGACCGAAAACCTTCTTTTAAACTCCATAACCGGCCTCTGGCGGATATGGAGCGAGCCCGCCGCCAGCCCCCAGTATTATCCCCTGGTCTTCACCTCCTTCTGGATCGAAAAACGCCTGTGGGGCCTCGATCCCTTGGGCTATCACCTCGTAAACGCGCTCCTCCATGCAGGCTGCGCCTTTCTCTTGTACAGGATTCTCCTTCGGCTGCGGATGAGGGGGGCGATTCTCGTTGCGGCGGTTTTCGCGGTGCATCCTCTTTTCGTGGAATCCGTGGCCTGGGTCACCGAGCGCAAAAACGTGCTTTCGGGTTTTTTCTGCCTCGCATCCTTCCTGTCCCTGCTGAAATGGCAGGAATCCGGGTCGCCTTCAAACCGCGACTACGTTAAGGCCTTCGTTTTCTTTCTCCTGTCCCTGCTTTCAAAAACCGTCACGTCCACAATGCCAGCGGCCTTTCTCGTGACGGCCTGGTTTTCGGGGAAAAGGATCGACAGGCGGCTCGTGACAAGGCTCATCCCCTTTTTCGTCGCGGGGATCGGCCTTGGGATGCTCACCGGTTACCTTGAGTATTACCACGTGGGGGCCCAGGGTCCGGAGGCTCAGATACCCCTTGTGAACCGGGTGCTTACAGCAGGCTGGATATTCTGGTTTTATCTCAAAAAGATATTTTTCCCGGTCTCCTTCTGTTTCAACTATCCCCAGTTTTATCCCAACCCCCATGAGTTCCGCCAATGGCTGTATGCCGCCTCGGCGGCTGCGCTTCCCTTTATCCTCTGGGCCTTCCGGAAACGCCTGGGAAAAGGCCCCCTGGCGGCTGTTCTGCTGTACGGCGGCACCGTCTTTCCGGCCCTGGGCTTCATAGACGTCTATCCTTTCAGGTATTCGGTGACGGCCGATCACTTCTGTTACCTCCCTGCCCTGTTTCCCCTGGTTCTGGCAGTTGCGGCCCTGGGCCGCCTTCCGAAAAAGGCCTTCATCGCCGTTTCAGCAGCAATAATAGCCTTTCTGGGCGTTTCGACATTCGGGCATTCATCGGATTTTTTGAACCGCGAAACCCTTTACAGAGCCACCATAAGATGCAACCCCGGCTCCTGGTTCGCCCACAGAAAGCTCTCAGCGGTTTTCGCCGAACAGGGCCGTTACGACGAAGCCCTTGAATCCTTGCGGGCCGCCCTTTCCGCCCGGCCCGAAGACGCCGACGATCCGAGCCGTGAGGCGGTCGCCCTCACGGACCTCGGTTTCCACCTGGCCCATATCGGACGAAACCTGGACGCTTCCGGCTTCTTTCATCGCGCCCTCTCGATTTCTCCGGGCTACCCCAGGGCCATGCTGAACCTGGGGGTTAACCTTAACTCGATGGGGAAGAAAAATGAGGCCATCGAATATGTTCTTGCGGCCTTGAACGCAAAACCCGATAACGCGGCTGCGGCATTCAGTCTCATCAAAATCAAGAAGGACATGGATGAAGCCGAACTCGCGTCGCAGGAAATCGTCCGTTTCTCGCTGAATGATCTAAAGGCCTCGATACCGCAGCTCCTGGCAATGCTGGGAAAAAATCCCCTGAATCTGAAGGCCAGAAAAGCCCTGGCCCTGGCTTTGAACGAGACGGGACAAGCGGAAAAGGCCTACCGGGAGGGACGAAAATACTGCCGTTTGGCGGAAATCCTTTCGCGGTCGATGCTCCTTGTTGCAGCCGACCTTGAAGGGAGCGGAAGGGATGCGGAATCGGAAAGATACCGGATGGAGGGGCTTTTGCTCAGAAAGGATCATGCCGAAGGCTGCGGCGCGCCCTGA
- a CDS encoding DUF4388 domain-containing protein has protein sequence MNLKGSFEPSSLASILQLLSNEERTGALTLTNGESEVKIFIKTGDVICATGSQKETRLGTLLTRDGLISAKDLAYSLSVAAETKQALGSVLVKKGFISEQTLKQTIHKQAEEVIFNLFVWKSGAFEYHDSDEVPKGALDTRIDIMNIIMEAMRRIDEMVFYMSQIPSDRMVFAISEKPVNMEDMHFTEKERRFISLIDGRRTVRDLIFTATYDDYSAYQLLNSLISSGVIEKREEQPYEAAGDDGDYSDIILIYNDILQIIRKHLEVELEKWLVTMFDDLTEDVQKKDLIRKMHKIARQKWAFNIIESCKPQLVRKKRDLFTGFHPTNPVDANILAVTKSLAAVKDSNKGRYILAKSFSLFVANLIKTVVDSFGSRASKNMLKEINQAIVSIHENTSDFPEKAEIVKDMMDILVQVAQRFKNTSPAVITTGRILAMKEE, from the coding sequence ATGAACCTAAAGGGCAGTTTCGAGCCTTCCTCGCTCGCAAGCATTCTCCAGCTTCTTTCCAACGAGGAAAGAACCGGTGCGCTTACCCTCACCAACGGGGAGAGCGAGGTCAAGATTTTCATCAAAACCGGCGACGTCATCTGCGCCACCGGAAGCCAGAAGGAAACCCGGCTGGGAACGCTGCTCACCAGGGACGGCCTGATCTCGGCCAAGGACCTTGCCTACAGCCTTTCCGTGGCCGCCGAAACCAAGCAGGCTCTGGGAAGCGTATTGGTGAAAAAGGGCTTCATCTCCGAGCAGACCCTGAAGCAGACCATTCACAAACAGGCCGAGGAGGTCATTTTCAACCTTTTCGTGTGGAAGTCCGGCGCCTTCGAATACCACGACTCGGACGAGGTGCCCAAGGGCGCTCTGGACACACGTATCGATATAATGAACATCATCATGGAGGCCATGCGCCGCATCGACGAGATGGTGTTTTACATGTCCCAGATTCCCTCCGACCGCATGGTTTTCGCCATATCCGAAAAGCCCGTGAACATGGAGGACATGCATTTCACCGAAAAGGAGCGCCGGTTCATAAGCCTCATCGACGGCAGGCGCACCGTGCGCGACCTGATTTTCACGGCGACCTACGACGACTACTCGGCCTACCAGCTTTTAAACAGCCTCATATCCAGCGGGGTGATCGAAAAGCGGGAGGAGCAGCCTTACGAAGCAGCTGGCGACGACGGCGACTATTCGGACATCATACTGATTTACAACGATATTCTCCAGATCATAAGAAAACACCTGGAGGTGGAGCTTGAAAAGTGGCTGGTCACCATGTTCGACGACCTCACAGAGGACGTCCAGAAAAAAGACCTCATCCGCAAGATGCACAAGATAGCCCGCCAGAAATGGGCCTTCAACATAATCGAAAGCTGCAAGCCCCAACTGGTTCGCAAAAAGCGCGACCTTTTCACCGGGTTTCACCCCACCAACCCGGTGGACGCCAATATCCTGGCCGTGACCAAAAGCCTTGCCGCCGTAAAGGACAGCAACAAGGGCCGCTACATCCTGGCCAAGAGCTTCAGCCTTTTCGTGGCCAACCTCATAAAGACCGTGGTGGACAGCTTCGGCTCCAGGGCCAGCAAGAACATGCTGAAGGAAATCAACCAGGCCATAGTTTCAATCCATGAAAACACCTCCGATTTCCCCGAGAAGGCGGAAATCGTAAAGGATATGATGGACATTCTAGTGCAGGTGGCCCAGCGCTTCAAGAACACCTCCCCCGCAGTTATCACCACGGGAAGGATACTTGCCATGAAGGAGGAATGA